One window from the genome of Hyperolius riggenbachi isolate aHypRig1 chromosome 6, aHypRig1.pri, whole genome shotgun sequence encodes:
- the LOC137520899 gene encoding very long chain fatty acid elongase 1-like isoform X5 has translation MLAVLSQWAQRYQDLMKGADPRIGEYPLMHSPFLPGAILLFYVYFVLSLGPRIMANRKPFDLKPLMVVYNFFLVGLSAYIVYEFLMSGWLTGYTWKCDPVDTSDSPTATRMVQVAWLFLFSKFIELFDTVLFIVRKKNSQITFLHIFHHSVLPWSWWWGVKFGPGGMGSFHAMINSMVHVIMYFYYGLSAAGPRFQKYLWWKKHMTAIQLLQFVLVSIHITQYYFMSTCDYQFPIFIHLIWIYGTVFFILFSNFWYQAYTKGKRLPKTTSASNGEVHQNGKARNGKTKEN, from the exons ATGTTGGCCGTGCTCTCACAATGGGCGCAGCGCTATCAGGACTTGATGAAAGGAGCAG ACCCCAGGATAGGAGAGTACCCCCTCATGCATTCGCCTTTCTTGCCTGGTGCGATTCTCCTGTTCTATGTCTACTTCGTCCTGTCCCTGGGGCCTCGGATAATGGCCAATAGGAAGCCCTTTGATCTGAAGCCCCTAATGGTGGTGTATAATTTCTTCCTGGTGGGTCTCTCTGCTTACATCGTCTATGAG TTCCTGATGTCAGGCTGGCTGACGGGATACACCTGGAAGTGTGACCCTGTGGACACCTCCGATTCACCAACGGCAACGCGG ATGGTACAAGTGGCTTGGCTGTTTTTGTTCTCCAAGTTTATTGAACTATTTGATACT GTCTTATTTATTGTGAGGAAGAAGAACAGCCAGATCACATTTCTCCATATCTTCCACCATTCTGTGCTGCCCTGGAGCTGGTGGTGGGGTGTGAAGTTTGGTCCAG GTGGTATGGGATCCTTCCACGCCATGATCAATTCTATGGTCCATGTCATCATGTACTTCTACTATGGCCTCTCCGCTGCTGGACCACGCTTCCAGAAGTATCTGTGGTGGAAGAAGCACATGACTGCCATCCAGCTG CTTCAGTTTGTCCTGGTCTCCATTCACATCACTCAGTATTACTTCATGTCCACCTGCGACTACCAATTCCCCATCTTCATCCACCTCATCTGGATATACGGCACAGTCTTCTTCATCCTCTTTTCCAATTTCTGGTACCAGgcctacaccaaaggaaaacgccTCCCAAAAACCACCTCTGCTTCCAATGGAGAAGTCCACCAAAACGGCAAAGCCAGGAACGGCAAAACTAAAGAGAACTAA
- the LOC137520899 gene encoding very long chain fatty acid elongase 1-like isoform X3: protein MLGAAAKMLAVLSQWAQRYQDLMKGADPRIGEYPLMHSPFLPGAILLFYVYFVLSLGPRIMANRKPFDLKPLMVVYNFFLVGLSAYIVYEFLMSGWLTGYTWKCDPVDTSDSPTATRMVQVAWLFLFSKFIELFDTVLFIVRKKNSQITFLHIFHHSVLPWSWWWGVKFGPGGMGSFHAMINSMVHVIMYFYYGLSAAGPRFQKYLWWKKHMTAIQLLQFVLVSIHITQYYFMSTCDYQFPIFIHLIWIYGTVFFILFSNFWYQAYTKGKRLPKTTSASNGEVHQNGKARNGKTKEN from the exons GTTGGGAGCAGCTGCAAAGATGTTGGCCGTGCTCTCACAATGGGCGCAGCGCTATCAGGACTTGATGAAAGGAGCAG ACCCCAGGATAGGAGAGTACCCCCTCATGCATTCGCCTTTCTTGCCTGGTGCGATTCTCCTGTTCTATGTCTACTTCGTCCTGTCCCTGGGGCCTCGGATAATGGCCAATAGGAAGCCCTTTGATCTGAAGCCCCTAATGGTGGTGTATAATTTCTTCCTGGTGGGTCTCTCTGCTTACATCGTCTATGAG TTCCTGATGTCAGGCTGGCTGACGGGATACACCTGGAAGTGTGACCCTGTGGACACCTCCGATTCACCAACGGCAACGCGG ATGGTACAAGTGGCTTGGCTGTTTTTGTTCTCCAAGTTTATTGAACTATTTGATACT GTCTTATTTATTGTGAGGAAGAAGAACAGCCAGATCACATTTCTCCATATCTTCCACCATTCTGTGCTGCCCTGGAGCTGGTGGTGGGGTGTGAAGTTTGGTCCAG GTGGTATGGGATCCTTCCACGCCATGATCAATTCTATGGTCCATGTCATCATGTACTTCTACTATGGCCTCTCCGCTGCTGGACCACGCTTCCAGAAGTATCTGTGGTGGAAGAAGCACATGACTGCCATCCAGCTG CTTCAGTTTGTCCTGGTCTCCATTCACATCACTCAGTATTACTTCATGTCCACCTGCGACTACCAATTCCCCATCTTCATCCACCTCATCTGGATATACGGCACAGTCTTCTTCATCCTCTTTTCCAATTTCTGGTACCAGgcctacaccaaaggaaaacgccTCCCAAAAACCACCTCTGCTTCCAATGGAGAAGTCCACCAAAACGGCAAAGCCAGGAACGGCAAAACTAAAGAGAACTAA
- the LOC137520899 gene encoding very long chain fatty acid elongase 1-like isoform X2, whose product MDSDPGLSWKWLGAAAKMLAVLSQWAQRYQDLMKGADPRIGEYPLMHSPFLPGAILLFYVYFVLSLGPRIMANRKPFDLKPLMVVYNFFLVGLSAYIVYEFLMSGWLTGYTWKCDPVDTSDSPTATRMVQVAWLFLFSKFIELFDTVLFIVRKKNSQITFLHIFHHSVLPWSWWWGVKFGPGGMGSFHAMINSMVHVIMYFYYGLSAAGPRFQKYLWWKKHMTAIQLLQFVLVSIHITQYYFMSTCDYQFPIFIHLIWIYGTVFFILFSNFWYQAYTKGKRLPKTTSASNGEVHQNGKARNGKTKEN is encoded by the exons ATGGACAGCGACCCAGGCCTGAGTTGGAAATG GTTGGGAGCAGCTGCAAAGATGTTGGCCGTGCTCTCACAATGGGCGCAGCGCTATCAGGACTTGATGAAAGGAGCAG ACCCCAGGATAGGAGAGTACCCCCTCATGCATTCGCCTTTCTTGCCTGGTGCGATTCTCCTGTTCTATGTCTACTTCGTCCTGTCCCTGGGGCCTCGGATAATGGCCAATAGGAAGCCCTTTGATCTGAAGCCCCTAATGGTGGTGTATAATTTCTTCCTGGTGGGTCTCTCTGCTTACATCGTCTATGAG TTCCTGATGTCAGGCTGGCTGACGGGATACACCTGGAAGTGTGACCCTGTGGACACCTCCGATTCACCAACGGCAACGCGG ATGGTACAAGTGGCTTGGCTGTTTTTGTTCTCCAAGTTTATTGAACTATTTGATACT GTCTTATTTATTGTGAGGAAGAAGAACAGCCAGATCACATTTCTCCATATCTTCCACCATTCTGTGCTGCCCTGGAGCTGGTGGTGGGGTGTGAAGTTTGGTCCAG GTGGTATGGGATCCTTCCACGCCATGATCAATTCTATGGTCCATGTCATCATGTACTTCTACTATGGCCTCTCCGCTGCTGGACCACGCTTCCAGAAGTATCTGTGGTGGAAGAAGCACATGACTGCCATCCAGCTG CTTCAGTTTGTCCTGGTCTCCATTCACATCACTCAGTATTACTTCATGTCCACCTGCGACTACCAATTCCCCATCTTCATCCACCTCATCTGGATATACGGCACAGTCTTCTTCATCCTCTTTTCCAATTTCTGGTACCAGgcctacaccaaaggaaaacgccTCCCAAAAACCACCTCTGCTTCCAATGGAGAAGTCCACCAAAACGGCAAAGCCAGGAACGGCAAAACTAAAGAGAACTAA